In the genome of Bos mutus isolate GX-2022 chromosome 20, NWIPB_WYAK_1.1, whole genome shotgun sequence, one region contains:
- the PELO gene encoding protein pelota homolog yields MKLVRKDIEKDNAGQVTLVPEEPEDMWHTYNLVQVGDSLRASTIRKVQTESSTGSVGSNRVRTTLTLCVEAIDFDSQACQLRVKGTNIQENEYVKMGAYHTIELEPNRQFTLAKKQWDSVVLERIEQACDPAWSADVAAVVMQEGLAHICLVTPSMTLTRAKVEVNIPRKRKGNCSQHDRALERFYEQVVQAIQRHIHFDVVKCVLVASPGFVREQFCDYMFQQAVKTDNKVLLENRSKFLQVHASSGHKYSLKEALCDPTVASRLSDTKAAGEVKALDDFYKMLQHEPDRAFYGLKQVEKANEAMAIDTLLISDELFRHQDVATRSRYVRLVDSVKENAGTVRIFSSLHVSGEQLSQLTGIAAILRFPVPELSDQENDSSSEEDE; encoded by the exons ATGAAGCTCGTGAGGAAGGACATTGAGAAAGACAATGCGGGCCAGGTGACCCTGGTTCCCGAGGAACCCGAGGACATGTGGCACACCTACAATCTAGTGCAGGTGGGCGACAGCCTGCGCGCTTCCACCATCCGCAAGGTGCAGACCGAGTCCTCCACCGGCAGCGTGGGAAGCAACCGGGTCCGCACGACCCTCACTCTCTGCGTGGAGGCCATCGACTTCGACTCCCAAGCCTGCCAGCTGCGGGTCAAGGGGACCAACATCCAGGAGAATGAATATGTCAAGATGGGGGCTTACCACACCATCGAGCTGGAGCCCAACCGCCAGTTCACCCTGGCCAAAAAACAGTGGGACAGTGTGGTTCTGGAGCGCATCGAGCAAGCCTGTGACCCAGCCTGGAGCGCCGATGTGGCGGCTGTGGTTATGCAGGAAGGCCTCGCCCACATCTGCTTAGTCACTCCCAGCATGACCCTCACTCGGGCCAAGGTGGAAGTGAACATCCCTCGGAAACGGAAAGGCAACTGCTCGCAGCACGACCGGGCCTTGGAGCGGTTCTATGAACAGGTGGTCCAGGCCATCCAGCGCCACATACACTTCGATGTTGTAAAGTGCGTCCTAGTGGCCAGCCCAGGATTTGTGAGGGAGCAGTTCTGCGACTACATGTTTCAACAGGCAGTGAAGACCGACAACAAAGTGCTCCTGGAAAACCGGTCCAAATTCCTTCAG GTACATGCCTCCTCTGGACACAAGTACTCCCTGAAagaggctctttgtgaccctacagtaGCTAGCCGCCTTTCAGACACGAAAGCCGCTGGGGAAGTAAAGGCCTTGGATGATTTCTATAAAATGTTGCAACACGAACCGGACCGAGCATTTTATGGACTCAAGCAGGTGGAAAAGGCCAATGAGGCCATGGCAATTGACACATTGCTCATCAGCGATGAGCTCTTCAGGCACCAGGATGTAGCCACACGCAGCCGATATGTGCGGCTGGTCGACAGCGTGAAAGAGAACGCAGGCACCGTTAGGATATTCTCTAGTCTTCACGTGTCTGGGGAACAGCTCAGCCAGTTGACTGGAATAGCTGCCATCCTCCGCTTTCCTGTCCCTGAACTCTCTGACCAAGAGAATGATTCCAGTTCTGAAGAAGATGAATGA